One part of the Nocardioides zeae genome encodes these proteins:
- the purL gene encoding phosphoribosylformylglycinamidine synthase subunit PurL, translated as MTDAPAPAESTSVLDTVERAAGDPDRSQPWADLGLREDEYARIREILGRRPTSSELAMYSVMWSEHCSYKSSKVHLRQFSEIPQETRAGKMLAGIGENAGVIDIGQGYAVTFKVESHNHPSYVEPHQGAATGIGGIVRDILAMGARPVAVMDPLRFGPLDAEDTSRVLPGIVEGVGHYGNCLGLPNIGGEAVFDATYLGNPLVNALCVGVLRHEDLHLAKASGAGNQVILYGARTGGDGIGGVSVLASETFDADGPAKRPSVQVGDPFMEKLLIECTLELFAAGVVAGIQDLGGAGLSCATSELASAGDGGMHVELDKVLLRDSTLAPEEILMSESQERMMAVVEPDDVAAFLAICAKWDVEAVVIGEVTDTGRLEIDWHGERVVDVPPRTVAHDGPVYERPYARPDWQDGLQADAAEALPRPSGGDELRATVLRLVASPNLCDKSWITDQYDRYVRGNTVLAQPSDSGMVRVDDESNLGVAVSTDCNGRFAKLDPYLGAQLALAESYRNVATGGAVPLAVSDCLNFGSPEDPAVMWQFAEACRGLKDACLELGVPVTGGNVSLYNQTGETAILPTPVVAVLGVVEDVTRRTPTGFEAAGEELVLLGTTREELSGSEWAHVVHGHLGGRPPALDLAGERRLAALLADLVGVASSAHDLSDAGLAQALAESAFHRGIGATVSLAEVHEDPFVALFAESTGRVLVSVSADALNELLARAASHDVPAAVIGRTGGEDLVVEGQFTLPVAEARAAWVATLPAVLG; from the coding sequence GTGACGGACGCTCCTGCTCCCGCTGAATCCACCTCGGTCCTCGACACCGTCGAGCGCGCGGCGGGCGACCCCGACCGCAGCCAGCCCTGGGCCGACCTCGGTCTCAGGGAGGACGAGTACGCACGGATCCGCGAGATCCTCGGCCGGCGTCCGACGTCGAGCGAGCTGGCGATGTACTCGGTGATGTGGAGCGAGCACTGCTCCTACAAGAGCTCCAAGGTGCACCTGCGCCAGTTCTCCGAGATCCCGCAGGAGACGCGGGCCGGGAAGATGCTCGCCGGCATCGGCGAGAACGCGGGCGTCATCGACATCGGCCAGGGCTACGCGGTGACGTTCAAGGTGGAGAGCCACAACCACCCGTCCTACGTGGAGCCCCACCAGGGCGCCGCGACCGGCATCGGCGGCATCGTCCGCGACATCCTCGCCATGGGCGCGCGCCCCGTCGCCGTCATGGACCCGCTGCGCTTCGGCCCGCTCGACGCGGAGGACACGTCCCGCGTCCTGCCCGGCATCGTCGAGGGCGTCGGCCACTACGGCAACTGCCTGGGCCTGCCCAACATCGGCGGCGAGGCGGTCTTCGACGCGACGTACCTCGGCAACCCCCTCGTCAACGCCCTCTGCGTCGGTGTCCTGCGCCACGAGGACCTCCACCTCGCCAAGGCGAGCGGCGCGGGCAACCAGGTGATCCTGTACGGCGCGCGCACCGGCGGCGACGGCATCGGCGGCGTCTCCGTGCTCGCCTCGGAGACGTTCGACGCCGACGGGCCCGCGAAGCGCCCGAGCGTGCAGGTGGGCGACCCGTTCATGGAGAAGCTGCTCATCGAGTGCACGCTCGAGCTGTTCGCGGCCGGCGTGGTCGCGGGCATCCAGGACCTCGGCGGTGCCGGCCTCTCCTGCGCCACCTCCGAGCTGGCGAGCGCGGGCGACGGTGGCATGCACGTCGAGCTCGACAAGGTGCTCCTGCGTGACTCCACGCTCGCTCCCGAGGAGATCCTCATGAGCGAGAGCCAGGAGCGGATGATGGCTGTCGTCGAGCCCGACGACGTCGCCGCGTTCCTCGCGATCTGCGCGAAGTGGGACGTCGAGGCCGTCGTCATCGGCGAGGTCACCGATACCGGCCGCCTCGAGATCGACTGGCACGGCGAGCGCGTCGTCGACGTGCCGCCGCGCACCGTCGCGCACGACGGCCCGGTCTACGAGCGCCCCTACGCGCGCCCCGACTGGCAGGACGGCCTCCAGGCCGACGCCGCCGAGGCGCTCCCGCGGCCGAGCGGCGGCGACGAGCTCCGCGCGACCGTGCTGCGCCTCGTCGCGTCGCCGAACCTCTGTGACAAGTCGTGGATCACGGACCAGTACGACCGCTACGTGCGCGGCAACACCGTGCTCGCGCAGCCGTCCGACTCCGGCATGGTGCGCGTCGACGACGAGTCCAACCTCGGTGTCGCGGTCTCCACCGACTGCAACGGCCGGTTCGCCAAGCTCGACCCCTACCTCGGGGCCCAGCTCGCGCTCGCCGAGTCCTACCGCAACGTCGCGACCGGTGGCGCCGTGCCGCTCGCCGTCTCCGACTGCCTCAACTTCGGCTCGCCCGAGGACCCGGCGGTCATGTGGCAGTTCGCCGAGGCGTGCCGCGGCCTCAAGGACGCGTGCCTCGAGCTCGGCGTGCCCGTGACCGGCGGCAACGTCAGCCTCTACAACCAGACGGGCGAGACGGCGATCCTGCCGACCCCGGTCGTCGCGGTGCTCGGCGTCGTCGAGGACGTCACGCGGCGCACGCCCACCGGCTTCGAGGCCGCCGGGGAGGAGCTCGTGCTGCTCGGAACGACCCGCGAGGAGCTGTCGGGCTCGGAGTGGGCCCACGTCGTCCACGGCCACCTCGGTGGTCGCCCGCCGGCGCTCGACCTCGCCGGCGAGCGTCGCCTCGCCGCCCTGCTCGCCGACCTCGTCGGCGTCGCCTCCTCCGCGCACGACCTCTCCGACGCCGGGCTCGCCCAGGCGCTCGCCGAATCGGCGTTCCACCGGGGCATCGGTGCGACCGTGTCGCTCGCGGAGGTCCACGAGGACCCGTTCGTGGCGCTCTTCGCGGAGTCCACCGGCCGGGTGCTCGTCTCCGTCTCGGCGGACGCGCTCAACGAGCTGCTCGCCCGGGCGGCGTCGCACGACGTGCCCGCGGCCGTGATCGGTCGCACCGGCGGCGAGGACCTCGTGGTCGAGGGCCAGTTCACGCTGCCCGTGGCCGAGGCCCGTGCCGCCTGGGTGGCGACGCTGCCGGCGGTCCTGGGCTGA
- a CDS encoding MFS transporter — MTGYRQLARNRDFTVLWVGETISELGNRTSAFAYPLVALALTGSAGTAALVQAAYFGGIVAALLPAGALVDRVHRGRLLRAVSLAGFTVYAALATTLAAGALPAAGLVLGALVAGVLAGVYEPAQVSAVRSVVTTDDLPAALAQNQARGHVAGLAGAPLGGVLLGLGRWVPFALDAATYLVSFLTLGRIRTDLAPAARREGRLMEGARREVVAGARYVARHPVMRVLAVWSALGNLVVNGLLFVVLVRMAEAGHSPAAIGAAMAVVGAAGILGAAIAPAVIDRTRTGRLTVAVGWSCAVPLVPLVWWATPATAAACVGALVLLNPIGNAGIGAYRMSLTPPELQGRVAATTAFLSWSLMPFAPLLGGALLAAYGGSAATAALLGGCLLTALVITCSRSVRGVPRPREWATAS, encoded by the coding sequence ATGACCGGCTACCGCCAGCTCGCCCGCAACCGCGACTTCACCGTGCTGTGGGTGGGCGAGACGATCTCGGAGCTCGGCAACCGCACGAGCGCCTTCGCCTACCCGCTCGTCGCGCTGGCCCTCACCGGCTCGGCCGGCACGGCGGCGCTCGTGCAGGCGGCCTACTTCGGCGGCATCGTCGCCGCGCTCCTCCCCGCCGGCGCGCTCGTCGACCGCGTCCACCGCGGGCGCCTGCTGCGGGCGGTCTCGCTCGCCGGCTTCACCGTGTACGCCGCGCTCGCCACGACGCTCGCCGCCGGGGCCCTCCCGGCGGCGGGCCTCGTGCTCGGCGCCCTCGTCGCCGGCGTGCTCGCGGGCGTCTACGAGCCGGCGCAGGTGTCGGCGGTCCGCTCCGTCGTGACCACCGACGACCTCCCCGCGGCACTGGCGCAGAACCAGGCCCGCGGCCACGTCGCGGGTCTCGCGGGCGCACCGCTCGGCGGCGTGCTGCTCGGCCTGGGGCGCTGGGTGCCGTTCGCGCTCGACGCGGCGACGTACCTCGTCTCGTTCCTCACCCTCGGCCGGATCCGCACCGACCTCGCGCCGGCGGCCCGGCGCGAGGGACGCCTCATGGAGGGCGCGCGACGGGAGGTGGTGGCCGGGGCGCGGTACGTCGCGCGCCACCCCGTCATGCGCGTGCTGGCCGTCTGGTCGGCGCTGGGGAACCTCGTCGTCAACGGGCTGCTGTTCGTCGTGCTGGTGCGGATGGCCGAGGCGGGCCACAGCCCGGCGGCCATCGGCGCGGCGATGGCGGTCGTCGGCGCCGCGGGCATCCTCGGGGCGGCCATCGCGCCGGCCGTCATCGACCGCACCCGCACCGGACGCCTCACCGTCGCCGTCGGCTGGTCGTGCGCCGTGCCGCTCGTGCCGCTCGTCTGGTGGGCCACGCCCGCCACCGCCGCAGCGTGCGTCGGGGCCCTCGTGCTGCTCAACCCGATCGGCAACGCGGGGATCGGTGCCTACCGGATGTCCCTCACCCCGCCCGAGCTCCAGGGGCGGGTCGCGGCGACGACGGCGTTCCTGTCGTGGTCGCTCATGCCGTTCGCGCCGTTGCTCGGCGGGGCGCTGCTCGCGGCGTACGGCGGGTCGGCGGCCACCGCCGCACTGCTCGGCGGGTGCCTGCTCACCGCGCTCGTGATCACCTGCAGCCGGAGCGTGCGCGGCGTGCCGCGCCCGCGGGAGTGGGCGACGGCCTCCTGA
- a CDS encoding winged helix-turn-helix domain-containing protein codes for MTDRPSITDPRVLRAFAHPVRSRILEELNARGPQRSADLARLLDLPANQVSFHVRNLAGYGLVEEAPELARDRRDRVWRAADGGDGFRLDLEAVAAAPGGTAVAAAWRGRAGARAHRAVDAAYSAARDPAVLRSITEATFLLTKDEASALEGELTEVLHKWTARSRAAGDEPAEDAGRSVYALLQILQPRVPDEGEPGGGAEG; via the coding sequence ATGACCGACCGGCCGTCGATCACCGACCCCCGCGTGCTCCGCGCGTTCGCGCACCCCGTGCGCTCCCGGATCCTCGAGGAGCTGAACGCCCGTGGTCCGCAGCGCTCCGCCGACCTCGCGCGGCTGCTCGACCTCCCCGCCAACCAGGTCAGCTTCCACGTGCGCAACCTCGCGGGCTACGGGCTCGTCGAGGAGGCGCCCGAGCTCGCCCGCGACCGGCGCGACCGGGTGTGGCGCGCGGCCGACGGGGGCGACGGGTTCCGGTTGGACCTGGAGGCGGTGGCGGCGGCGCCGGGGGGCACGGCGGTCGCCGCGGCCTGGCGCGGACGCGCGGGTGCGCGGGCCCACCGGGCGGTGGACGCGGCGTACTCGGCCGCCCGCGATCCCGCCGTGCTGCGCAGCATCACGGAGGCGACCTTCCTGCTGACGAAGGACGAGGCGTCCGCGCTCGAGGGCGAGCTGACCGAGGTGCTGCACAAGTGGACGGCGCGGAGCCGGGCGGCGGGGGACGAGCCCGCCGAGGATGCGGGACGTTCGGTCTACGCCCTGCTCCAGATCCTCCAGCCGCGCGTGCCCGACGAGGGGGAGCCCGGCGGGGGCGCGGAGGGCTGA
- a CDS encoding sterol carrier family protein: MPRRLVPAAAPDVADALARWRAGDADRADRKLLVKHYLAILQERAPGASVEVRVPPYAAVQVIPGVRHTRGTPPAVVETDADTWIRLATGETPWDEVGTALTRSGERTDLSTYLPLG; this comes from the coding sequence GTGCCCCGCCGCCTCGTGCCCGCCGCCGCCCCCGACGTCGCCGACGCCCTCGCGCGCTGGCGCGCTGGCGACGCCGACCGCGCCGACCGGAAGCTGCTCGTGAAGCACTACCTCGCGATCCTCCAGGAGCGCGCGCCCGGCGCGTCCGTGGAGGTCCGGGTCCCGCCGTACGCCGCGGTGCAGGTCATCCCGGGCGTGCGGCACACGCGGGGCACGCCGCCCGCCGTCGTCGAGACCGATGCGGACACGTGGATCCGCCTCGCCACGGGCGAGACCCCGTGGGACGAGGTCGGGACGGCACTGACGCGCAGCGGCGAGCGCACCGACCTGTCGACGTACCTGCCCCTCGGCTGA